TCACAGTCACAAAAGCAACTATTGAAACGAGACAAGCTGATGCCAATTTAAGATCTTTTGCAAAACCACCACAGGGCAGCAAGATCCTTCGACCAACAAGTCTCACATTGAGTCCACAGTTGGCCACAGCTACCAAGCCAAACAAGCCACAATTACACACTTATCCTAGGCTCCAAAAAACAACCGAACACATCTCTTCACAATATAATATGCCTCAGTATTTATCTGAGCACACTACACCGAAAAATACTCTGTCCCCAACTACTAATTCATATGCTAAAGTCATGGGAACTAGCAGTACCTCCAGTGCTCAACATGACACACCCCATTCCTTGCATAGAGCACAAGGAAGCACACCAATAAATACAACCGATAGCCCACAAGTTACTTCAGAATGCCCGACCTCATCAAAAGCAACCAAAACATCAACTGCACAAGCTCCAACACCGAGTGCATCACCCGATCCTGTCTGTAAACCACAACAAAAGCTATTTTCAAAAGTTGAGGTAAATCCAACTGCTTTCCCCACATTCAGTAAGACACCACGACACCCCGCTACACCACAACCACGCGTTGTTTTTCCACCGAGCACTTTGAAACATAATGCTACTTCAGGCCACACTAAACGCATTGCTAAATCTGTGTCTGCAGTAAGTCCCTTAATTCAGCCTTGCTCCTATAATTCAGAACCTAATCTTCATGTAACTACAGTACGTCTGAGCACAGCACCTAGTACGGCTAAAGCCCCTGACTCCCGAGAAAAGTTGCCCTCGAGTTCTGCTCTCCCTTCCTCGGCTACTTACAGCCGCACCGTGTACGCAAATGTAGCCCTCAGGAACTTCTCAGCGAGTCAGAAAAAATCACCAGCCACTGTCGGCTCCTCGTCAGACACATTGACAGGAAATCAAACTAATGTCAGTGCGTCGAGCACGGCTTTGCTTCAGTCAGCAGAGACGACACAGCAAAGGCTCAGCCACAATGCAATAGACATCGAAACGCAAACCCATGATGAATCTAGGGTCAGTGGTGTTGTTTCCAACCAGGAACACAACTCCAAAACACCTCCACTTGCATTTTCTGAACCACTGGATGTGTCAGAAAGTCATAACAGGGCCCACAATCTTAAATCAACAATGAATCTTAATACTGAATCTTTTATAGATAAACACAAATTCAGTGATGATCAAATCGATGAATTAGTTGTGCATGAGTCGCAAGATCATGAAAATTCAAATCTATCACAGGTCACTAACCTTCAGAATTACATTTCCCTAATTAAGTCAAGCAGCTCTTGTCTGCAGGGttggaaaaacacagaacaacaaagGCTTGCACATTATCAAGgatacacagaaacaaaacacaagggACACTGTGGTCCATGCCCACCAGTGAAAACAGCCCAAGAGACGGATTCAAAAACAGAACAGTTGGCCTTAGGTATATCAGCCAGACATGCAAATGTTAAGCTCAAATccaacacacataaacagacacatcCCAATTACTCATCATCCTCTGCCATGGCACCAACACACTGCATTAGCTCATCACCAGCAAACACTAGTGTACGTGTTGACCCCATCACCCAATCTACAGTCCACCAAAATGTTCATTCGCATGTGTCATCAGTACCACAACCTAACACTGGTCCAGAGCTTCCCCTCACCGCACGAGTCCCATTCAAAAGTGAGGGAGAGCTCTGTGCACGCACAGGCCCTGAATGTAACTCCATACTACCATCATTAACAATTCACTTGGCATCCCATCCCCGCCTGCGGTCCTGCGAGGCGGAGGCAATCGTCAGAGCGGATTCAAAGTTTAGCCCGGCTCCCCCTCAGCCTTGCTCAGAGGACACCAGCCTGGCTCACTCCCACCCAGCTGATGCAGCCTCGTTGCTGCCTCCTTCCCCACAGTGCTGCAAATCAGCGGCTCTACAGCAGAGGCTTGAGATTGTGGAGGCCAGCCTGTCAGCCAACAAGGACAGGATCACCACTCTGCTTAACATTATCCATGACCTGGAGACGTGTCACACTCCCACCAGAGGGTaagagagggtgtgtgtgcatgtgaataaTGTGGTgccagtttttctttcttgtgcaAACCAAACACTGAACAATCAACAATGTGGGTTCATGTGATTAAATTACCTGGTAAGaattatagtaataataacaaGTATGTTTAACACatattgcaaaaaaaactattcCATGATGCTGGTTATAatattccatccatccatctatctgtAACTGCCATCACAGCTGTCATAGGGAGACAGACAAGGTCCACCATGGACAGGTCTATCTTAAcgccaacacagagaaagacacaggCACAGGCAGACAAGAATTCAcactcaaattattttaaaataataaaccagAAAAGTTAGATGTGACTTGTGAATTATTAATATACTCAGGGAAATCCAGGTGCAGCTGCCAGAATTTGGTC
The Channa argus isolate prfri chromosome 24, Channa argus male v1.0, whole genome shotgun sequence genome window above contains:
- the LOC137109229 gene encoding uncharacterized protein isoform X1 yields the protein MGRRAADLTTPVPVLGVPALVGVRGWKTTGGDGTGGALLQTWGLHCSVGVQTSPGISRPPTHHSVQLTDTLSTPSDNITQTSNSYITKETEYKEILLLTKSDREKRAILKQRSGESKTKKEVTFKALGGEVSEDVACSQRNSSGTYCYARAIKTNPHFVGNPNNVRPKLKFAARYGNGSVVDSEVIGGISVDNDDAEPATSATFRGRAQTRQQGHYAEQSGKTVLLSAARPFVMPQNICSHCGGRQSVTGASKLGEKSPVADVCPLKSTETSLFTATHYQMPHVDRDKDLKPTQHRIPESITNRTNRTHITVKPQILHLNEETSYRKTPHPACPVHSKGNLVSLSHAQCAGDATSTQPTTILHAKTITVTKATIETRQADANLRSFAKPPQGSKILRPTSLTLSPQLATATKPNKPQLHTYPRLQKTTEHISSQYNMPQYLSEHTTPKNTLSPTTNSYAKVMGTSSTSSAQHDTPHSLHRAQGSTPINTTDSPQVTSECPTSSKATKTSTAQAPTPSASPDPVCKPQQKLFSKVEVNPTAFPTFSKTPRHPATPQPRVVFPPSTLKHNATSGHTKRIAKSVSAVSPLIQPCSYNSEPNLHVTTVRLSTAPSTAKAPDSREKLPSSSALPSSATYSRTVYANVALRNFSASQKKSPATVGSSSDTLTGNQTNVSASSTALLQSAETTQQRLSHNAIDIETQTHDESRVSGVVSNQEHNSKTPPLAFSEPLDVSESHNRAHNLKSTMNLNTESFIDKHKFSDDQIDELVVHESQDHENSNLSQVTNLQNYISLIKSSSSCLQGWKNTEQQRLAHYQGYTETKHKGHCGPCPPVKTAQETDSKTEQLALGISARHANVKLKSNTHKQTHPNYSSSSAMAPTHCISSSPANTSVRVDPITQSTVHQNVHSHVSSVPQPNTGPELPLTARVPFKSEGELCARTGPECNSILPSLTIHLASHPRLRSCEAEAIVRADSKFSPAPPQPCSEDTSLAHSHPADAASLLPPSPQCCKSAALQQRLEIVEASLSANKDRITTLLNIIHDLETCHTPTRGLRCFQTGQDLKNCPTCQKTACIVYSVEYDFRQQERRFLEVLNHSARGTNSFSMHLSQPLDFSLLRNLIKNLTKSKVKSKKLCKTLFKWLPKKIQQV
- the LOC137109229 gene encoding uncharacterized protein isoform X2, which produces MGRRAADLTTPVPVLGVPALVGVRGWKTTGGDGTGGALLQTWGLHCSVGVQTSPGISRPPTHHSVQLTDTLSTPSDNITQTSNSYITKETEYKEILLLTKSDREKRAILKQRSGESKTKKEVTFKALGGEVSEDVACSQRNSSGTYCYARAIKTNPHFVGNPNNVRPKLKFAARYGNGSVVDSEVIGGISVDNDDAEPATSATFRGRAQTRQQGHYAEQSGKTVLLSAARPFVMPQNICSHCGGRQSVTGASKLGEKSPVADVCPLKSTETSLFTATHYQMPHVDRDKDLKPTQHRIPESITNRTNRTHITVKPQILHLNEETSYRKTPHPACPVHSKGNLVSLSHAQCAGDATSTQPTTILHAKTITVTKATIETRQADANLRSFAKPPQGSKILRPTSLTLSPQLATATKPNKPQLHTYPRLQKTTEHISSQYNMPQYLSEHTTPKNTLSPTTNSYAKVMGTSSTSSAQHDTPHSLHRAQGSTPINTTDSPQVTSECPTSSKATKTSTAQAPTPSASPDPVCKPQQKLFSKVEVNPTAFPTFSKTPRHPATPQPRVVFPPSTLKHNATSGHTKRIAKSVSAVSPLIQPCSYNSEPNLHVTTVRLSTAPSTAKAPDSREKLPSSSALPSSATYSRTVYANVALRNFSASQKKSPATVGSSSDTLTGNQTNVSASSTALLQSAETTQQRLSHNAIDIETQTHDESRVSGVVSNQEHNSKTPPLAFSEPLDVSESHNRAHNLKSTMNLNTESFIDKHKFSDDQIDELVVHESQDHENSNLSQVTNLQNYISLIKSSSSCLQGWKNTEQQRLAHYQGYTETKHKGHCGPCPPVKTAQETDSKTEQLALGISARHANVKLKSNTHKQTHPNYSSSSAMAPTHCISSSPANTSVRVDPITQSTVHQNVHSHVSSVPQPNTGPELPLTARVPFKSEGELCARTGPECNSILPSLTIHLASHPRLRSCEAEAIVRADSKFSPAPPQPCSEDTSLAHSHPADAASLLPPSPQCCKSAALQQRLEIVEASLSANKDRITTLLNIIHDLETCHTPTRGLRCFQTGQDLKNCPTCQKTACIVYRLSGRSSTDSVQHTWNQGYLTLEGHSNDIHTVPKAASFPTT